A region of Flocculibacter collagenilyticus DNA encodes the following proteins:
- a CDS encoding TetR/AcrR family transcriptional regulator, with protein sequence MNFCKREKNQDEKCLIGKLTSKRQQTIADREQELLKIAEAVMEREGFAGLTMDKLVAACDYSKGTVYNHFNSKEDLLCALCIKGLKLSLQLCKKTLAFEGSSRERSLAVHYAYRLHSITHPTLFFCILTAKTPAVREKASEHHLKQQELLEKEMAQFCEGSFKEAVEKKELNISMGMGFNSYNFANWAMSFGSNALLMVANETETLRTLDHDMAILHNLSLLMDGMGWRPLSSEWDYLNTWQRIKDEVFAEEVAALSR encoded by the coding sequence ATGAACTTCTGTAAGCGAGAAAAAAACCAAGACGAAAAATGTCTGATAGGAAAGTTAACAAGCAAACGTCAACAGACGATTGCTGATCGTGAACAGGAATTGCTCAAAATTGCTGAAGCTGTTATGGAACGCGAAGGGTTTGCTGGTTTAACAATGGATAAACTTGTTGCAGCATGCGATTACTCAAAAGGTACGGTTTACAATCACTTTAATAGCAAAGAAGATTTGCTGTGTGCACTGTGCATCAAAGGTTTGAAGCTTTCTTTGCAGTTATGCAAAAAAACATTGGCATTTGAAGGTAGTAGTCGTGAGCGCAGTTTAGCGGTTCATTATGCTTATCGGCTGCACAGTATTACTCATCCAACGCTGTTTTTTTGCATTCTTACTGCAAAAACACCTGCGGTTCGTGAAAAAGCGAGTGAACATCATTTAAAGCAGCAAGAGTTACTTGAGAAAGAAATGGCGCAGTTTTGCGAAGGTAGCTTTAAAGAAGCCGTTGAAAAGAAAGAGCTAAATATTTCTATGGGAATGGGCTTTAACAGCTATAATTTTGCTAATTGGGCAATGTCTTTTGGTAGTAATGCACTATTAATGGTGGCGAATGAAACTGAAACGCTTCGCACGTTAGATCATGATATGGCTATATTACATAACCTAAGTTTGTTGATGGATGGTATGGGATGGCGTCCTTTATCAAGCGAATGGGACTATTTGAATACTTGGCAACGTATTAAAGACGAAGTATTCGCAGAAGAGGTTGCAGCACTAAGTAGGTAG
- a CDS encoding phosphoribosylaminoimidazolesuccinocarboxamide synthase, translating into MSLSDKVLAVNDNLPIRTDLPVHSGKVRSVYWLTDADSRRLIKEKNYDVSEDSPLAIMVISDRISAFDCIWQGEGGLNGVPGKGASLNAISNHWFKLFREQGLADSHILDIPHPFVWIVQKAKPVMIEAICRQYITGSMWRAYTKGERDFCGIQLPEGLEKDSKLPELLITPSTKGILTGIPGVPEADDVNITRQNIEDNYEAFNFKQKSDINLYEKLLQEGFDVISNALASIDQIFVDTKFEFGYVKDAQGNDKLIYMDEVGTPDSSRIWDGPAYRDGKVVENSKEGFRQMLLNHFPDPDILLNKNRMDERLALARDNELPQEVLMEVSKTYMDIAEKITGEKIQLSENPKAEIIEILADQYGLVD; encoded by the coding sequence ATGAGTCTTAGTGATAAAGTGTTAGCCGTTAATGATAATCTTCCTATTCGTACCGACCTACCTGTACATAGCGGCAAAGTTCGCTCTGTATATTGGTTAACCGATGCCGATAGCCGTCGTTTAATAAAAGAAAAAAATTATGACGTGTCGGAAGATTCACCACTGGCAATTATGGTGATCAGTGACCGTATTTCGGCTTTTGATTGTATTTGGCAAGGCGAAGGCGGTTTAAATGGCGTACCTGGCAAAGGCGCTTCGTTAAACGCCATTTCAAATCATTGGTTTAAACTATTCCGTGAACAAGGCTTAGCCGACAGCCATATCCTTGATATTCCCCACCCTTTTGTTTGGATTGTACAAAAAGCAAAACCCGTAATGATTGAGGCAATATGCCGACAATACATTACAGGTTCAATGTGGCGAGCGTACACCAAAGGAGAGCGTGACTTTTGTGGTATACAATTACCTGAAGGACTTGAAAAAGATAGCAAGTTGCCAGAGTTATTAATTACTCCATCTACAAAAGGCATTTTAACAGGTATTCCAGGTGTACCAGAAGCGGATGATGTAAACATCACGCGCCAAAATATTGAAGATAACTACGAAGCGTTTAACTTCAAACAAAAATCAGACATCAACCTTTATGAAAAGTTACTTCAGGAAGGCTTCGATGTGATTAGTAACGCACTCGCCAGCATCGATCAAATTTTCGTAGATACTAAGTTTGAATTTGGCTATGTAAAAGACGCGCAAGGTAACGACAAACTTATTTACATGGATGAAGTGGGCACGCCAGATTCATCACGTATTTGGGATGGCCCAGCCTACCGCGATGGCAAAGTAGTTGAAAACTCTAAGGAAGGTTTCCGCCAAATGCTACTTAACCACTTCCCAGATCCAGATATTTTGTTGAACAAAAATCGCATGGATGAGCGTTTAGCACTGGCTAGAGATAACGAGTTACCTCAAGAAGTGCTGATGGAAGTGTCAAAAACATATATGGACATCGCAGAAAAAATTACAGGTGAAAAAATTCAACTGTCTGAAAATCCAAAAGCTGAGATTATCGAAATTTTAGCGGACCAATACGGTTTAGTAGATTAA
- the xthA gene encoding exodeoxyribonuclease III: MKVISFNINGLRARLHQLKAVIDKHQPDVIGLQEIKVHDEMFPLEDVEAMGYHVYFHGQKAHYGVAMLCKKEPLAVQRGFATDTEESQRRMIMVTYEDDNGKPVRILNGYFPQGENISHETKFPYKRQFYADLMQHLNDNHTNDESLIVMGDINISPIDLDIGIGEVNRKRWLKTGKCSFQPEERQWLATLMDWGFKDTFRETHPNVNDKFSWFDYRSKGFDDNRGLRIDVILATPSLAAQCNDVGIDYELRGIEKPSDHAPIWATFG; the protein is encoded by the coding sequence ATGAAAGTCATTTCCTTCAATATTAACGGGCTACGTGCTCGACTACACCAGTTAAAAGCCGTTATTGATAAACATCAACCCGACGTCATCGGCTTACAAGAAATTAAAGTGCACGATGAGATGTTCCCTTTAGAAGACGTGGAAGCCATGGGTTATCACGTTTATTTCCATGGCCAAAAAGCACATTACGGTGTAGCCATGCTGTGTAAAAAAGAGCCATTAGCAGTGCAGCGAGGTTTTGCAACCGACACGGAAGAGTCGCAGCGCCGTATGATTATGGTGACTTATGAAGATGATAATGGCAAACCAGTAAGAATATTAAATGGCTACTTCCCGCAAGGGGAAAATATCAGCCATGAAACCAAATTCCCATATAAACGACAGTTTTATGCTGATTTAATGCAGCACTTGAATGACAACCACACCAACGATGAAAGTCTAATTGTTATGGGCGACATTAATATATCCCCTATCGATTTAGACATTGGTATAGGTGAAGTAAACCGTAAGCGCTGGCTAAAAACAGGAAAGTGTAGCTTTCAGCCTGAAGAGAGACAATGGCTTGCCACATTAATGGATTGGGGCTTTAAAGATACGTTTAGAGAAACTCACCCAAATGTGAACGACAAATTTTCGTGGTTCGATTACCGCTCAAAAGGCTTTGATGACAACCGAGGCTTACGTATAGACGTTATTTTGGCAACCCCATCACTTGCCGCACAATGTAACGATGTAGGTATTGATTACGAATTACGCGGTATTGAAAAACCATCTGATCACGCCCCAATTTGGGCAACATTTGGGTAA
- a CDS encoding cupin domain-containing protein has protein sequence MEIIRSKEFTATRAWGAKNIANMNGITTRLHWTDKPYQWHINDGEEVFAVLDGVVKMFYKENGVEQSTTLNTGDIFYASVGTEHVAHPVGAARILVVEAEGSV, from the coding sequence ATGGAAATCATTAGAAGTAAAGAGTTTACAGCAACACGTGCATGGGGTGCTAAAAACATCGCCAATATGAATGGAATTACAACTCGCTTGCATTGGACTGATAAGCCATACCAGTGGCACATTAACGATGGCGAAGAGGTTTTTGCTGTACTAGATGGCGTTGTTAAAATGTTTTATAAAGAAAACGGGGTCGAGCAATCTACAACTTTAAATACAGGTGATATTTTTTATGCTTCAGTTGGAACTGAACATGTCGCTCATCCAGTAGGTGCAGCAAGAATCTTAGTCGTGGAAGCAGAGGGTAGCGTATAG
- a CDS encoding DUF2919 domain-containing protein yields the protein MKLYTPDDFDSQGALKVPVGVYLLLILLLRAYVVWLVSLTQFNTQQKVIDWVYPNQESFFLSLISGFFALIVFVVMVLRRKSSPAFLGAIWRRGKVLLITSLTLDLVVLGYKAWQSNLSYQIDIAIFLVANLWCWLYLLRSRQVRDSFKDWPQDDSSS from the coding sequence ATGAAGTTGTACACACCAGATGATTTTGACAGCCAAGGCGCGTTAAAAGTACCAGTCGGCGTTTATTTACTACTTATTTTATTACTCAGAGCGTATGTGGTGTGGTTAGTGTCACTGACCCAGTTTAATACGCAACAAAAAGTGATTGATTGGGTTTATCCCAATCAAGAAAGCTTTTTTTTATCGCTTATCAGTGGTTTTTTTGCCTTGATTGTTTTTGTGGTGATGGTCTTAAGACGAAAAAGCAGTCCAGCGTTTTTAGGGGCAATTTGGCGTCGTGGCAAGGTGTTACTTATCACCTCTTTAACACTCGACTTGGTCGTACTAGGATATAAAGCATGGCAATCAAATTTATCTTATCAAATTGATATTGCTATATTCTTAGTAGCAAACTTATGGTGCTGGTTATACCTACTTCGTAGCAGGCAGGTAAGAGACAGTTTCAAAGACTGGCCGCAAGATGACAGTTCAAGTTAA
- a CDS encoding DUF3392 domain-containing protein yields MNEVLNSLSALMVEIAKWLSPYIQEIALTAVASLLVIYGDTINGIIKKHIRNLHFVMRTLIFVLVCAFGYGMLTVFLAPLLASQLVLIPKHMLPVVILLVFIFIGILAERKKHL; encoded by the coding sequence ATGAATGAAGTATTAAATAGCTTATCAGCATTAATGGTTGAAATAGCCAAGTGGTTATCACCCTACATACAAGAAATAGCGTTAACAGCAGTAGCCAGCTTATTGGTTATATACGGTGATACCATCAACGGCATTATTAAAAAGCACATTCGTAATTTACATTTTGTTATGCGTACCCTGATATTTGTATTGGTATGTGCTTTTGGTTATGGCATGTTGACCGTGTTTTTAGCACCATTATTGGCTAGCCAACTAGTCCTTATACCAAAGCACATGTTGCCAGTGGTGATCTTACTGGTATTTATTTTTATAGGTATACTAGCTGAACGAAAGAAACACCTTTAA
- the ligA gene encoding NAD-dependent DNA ligase LigA: MQNDPQAQAAATITSLKKQLNEHNYNYYVLDQPTIPDAEYDRLFHQLKALEAEYPSLKTDDSPTQKVGGAALRKFSQVTHEVPMLSLDNAFSDEELNAFNKRIKDRLKQSETLDFCCEPKLDGLAVSLLYKNGQLVRGATRGDGATGENITENVKTIKNVPLSLRGEDFPETIEIRGEVFMPLDGFHRFNQLAAENNEKQFVNPRNAAAGSLRQLDSKITASRPLMMYAYSVGLVENEKKPLPDTHFQRLMQLKEWGMPVCPEIKAVSGVAEIIEYYQSIMQRRSTLGYEIDGVVNKVNRIDLQSKLGFVARAPRWAIAYKFPAQEELTTLQDVEFQVGRTGAITPVARLQPVFVGGVTVSNATLHNQDEINRLAIKIGDTVIIRRAGDVIPQIVSVVESKRDGSEKEIAFPETCPVCDSQVERVEGEAVLRCTGGLICAAQRKQAIKHFASRKAFDVDGLGDKLVEQLVDANLIQTPADLFKLTEEQLTSLERMGQKSAINVLNALEAAKQTTLPRFLYALGIREVGEATAQNLAHHFFTLDAIKAASVESLQAVPDVGEIVAKHLFYFFKEQHNLAVIDALIEQGVNWPEIEKKAASEQPLTELTYVITGTLSALSRSDAKNYLQSLGAKVAGSVSAKTNYLVAGEKAGSKLTKAQDLGVDVLTEEELITLLNNHGITV; encoded by the coding sequence ATGCAAAACGACCCTCAAGCCCAAGCAGCCGCAACAATTACGTCACTCAAAAAACAGTTAAACGAGCATAACTATAATTATTATGTGTTAGATCAGCCAACGATTCCAGACGCTGAATATGATCGCTTATTCCATCAGTTGAAAGCCCTTGAGGCAGAGTATCCTTCACTTAAAACGGATGACTCACCCACACAAAAAGTTGGTGGGGCGGCGTTACGCAAATTTAGCCAAGTCACGCATGAAGTGCCTATGCTTTCACTAGATAACGCCTTTTCAGACGAAGAATTAAATGCGTTTAATAAACGTATTAAAGATAGATTAAAGCAATCTGAAACGTTGGACTTTTGTTGCGAGCCAAAACTTGATGGGTTGGCAGTTTCGCTATTATATAAAAACGGGCAATTAGTGCGTGGCGCAACAAGAGGTGATGGTGCCACTGGTGAAAACATCACTGAAAACGTTAAAACAATTAAGAATGTACCATTGAGTTTACGTGGTGAAGACTTCCCTGAAACGATAGAAATACGTGGTGAAGTTTTTATGCCATTGGATGGTTTTCATCGTTTTAACCAGTTGGCAGCAGAAAATAATGAAAAACAGTTTGTTAACCCAAGAAATGCCGCAGCAGGTAGCTTACGCCAGTTAGACTCTAAAATAACAGCCAGTAGGCCGTTAATGATGTACGCCTATTCTGTAGGGCTGGTCGAGAACGAAAAAAAACCACTGCCGGATACGCATTTCCAACGACTAATGCAATTAAAAGAATGGGGCATGCCAGTTTGCCCTGAAATTAAAGCCGTATCGGGCGTTGCAGAAATTATTGAGTACTACCAATCAATCATGCAGCGCCGCTCAACGTTAGGTTATGAAATTGACGGTGTGGTCAATAAGGTCAACCGCATTGATTTACAAAGTAAACTTGGCTTTGTAGCAAGAGCCCCGCGTTGGGCAATCGCCTATAAGTTTCCCGCACAAGAAGAGTTAACAACACTACAAGATGTAGAATTTCAAGTGGGTAGAACAGGCGCCATCACGCCTGTTGCCCGCTTACAGCCGGTATTTGTGGGCGGAGTCACAGTGAGTAATGCAACCTTACATAACCAAGACGAAATAAACCGTTTGGCGATAAAAATAGGTGATACTGTAATTATACGTCGAGCGGGTGATGTTATTCCGCAAATAGTGTCGGTAGTAGAAAGTAAGCGTGATGGGAGCGAAAAAGAGATCGCTTTTCCTGAAACTTGCCCAGTGTGCGATTCACAAGTTGAGCGAGTAGAAGGTGAGGCTGTTCTACGTTGTACAGGCGGCTTAATTTGCGCAGCGCAGCGTAAACAAGCCATTAAGCATTTTGCATCGCGCAAAGCATTTGATGTAGATGGGCTTGGCGACAAACTTGTGGAACAGTTGGTAGACGCGAACCTTATTCAAACACCCGCAGACTTATTTAAATTAACTGAAGAGCAGTTAACCAGCTTAGAGCGCATGGGGCAAAAGTCGGCAATTAATGTGCTTAATGCACTTGAAGCAGCTAAACAAACCACATTACCTCGTTTCCTATACGCTTTAGGAATTCGTGAGGTGGGTGAAGCTACAGCACAAAACTTAGCGCACCACTTTTTTACGCTAGACGCAATTAAAGCTGCATCAGTTGAGTCATTACAAGCGGTGCCAGATGTAGGCGAAATTGTTGCTAAGCATTTATTTTACTTCTTTAAAGAGCAGCACAACCTAGCGGTTATTGACGCGTTAATCGAGCAGGGCGTTAATTGGCCCGAAATCGAAAAAAAGGCAGCGTCTGAGCAACCCTTAACAGAGTTAACCTACGTCATCACTGGCACGTTATCAGCGTTATCGCGAAGCGATGCTAAAAACTACTTACAGTCATTAGGGGCAAAGGTTGCTGGCAGTGTGTCAGCCAAAACTAACTATTTGGTGGCAGGTGAAAAAGCAGGCTCTAAGTTAACTAAGGCACAAGATCTTGGTGTTGATGTATTAACAGAAGAAGAATTAATTACATTGCTTAATAATCACGGCATAACAGTGTAA
- the zipA gene encoding cell division protein ZipA has product MNMAEELRLVLIIIGALAIGGLLVHGLWTVRKNNKASKLDNSTINAYESGDEKQSNDANAEGFDQYGVGKVKVVSKATRAPEMPASETPTIHTGEHSRQEPNFNHQAVEPNIANSASFELNVEPREQFIEPSLSVEQVDAPVSENEPYYSSQHMHQDTSQDASHNTAHTIITNNNADAFEDSKVETAPAFTEQAITEPVSTQEQSFSHDESSPNSNEEVEEELQAEEVLIIHVVTQDKMMPGASLLPTLLTLGFKYSDMGLFHRHQDNSGNGPVLFSLANMYNPGTFDIDTMEQVSTQGVSLFMTLPCAGDALQNFNMMHNAAKKLAEDYNAQMLDNSRSVLTVQTVRHYVEKIREFERKKLIAG; this is encoded by the coding sequence ATGAATATGGCTGAAGAATTAAGACTAGTACTTATTATTATTGGTGCTTTAGCAATTGGCGGACTCTTAGTTCATGGACTATGGACGGTAAGAAAGAACAATAAAGCCTCAAAATTAGATAATTCAACAATAAATGCTTATGAATCGGGTGACGAAAAGCAGAGCAATGATGCAAACGCTGAAGGGTTTGACCAATACGGTGTAGGCAAAGTTAAAGTGGTGAGTAAGGCGACTAGAGCGCCTGAAATGCCGGCAAGCGAAACACCAACAATCCATACAGGTGAGCACTCTCGTCAAGAGCCTAACTTTAATCACCAAGCCGTTGAGCCTAACATAGCTAATTCAGCAAGTTTTGAATTAAATGTAGAGCCGCGCGAGCAGTTTATTGAACCAAGCTTAAGTGTTGAGCAAGTTGATGCGCCGGTTTCTGAAAACGAGCCTTATTACTCTTCGCAGCACATGCATCAAGACACGTCACAAGATGCTTCTCATAATACAGCTCATACTATAATAACTAACAATAATGCCGATGCGTTTGAAGATAGCAAGGTAGAGACAGCCCCTGCGTTCACTGAGCAAGCTATTACTGAGCCAGTTAGCACGCAAGAGCAGTCTTTCTCGCATGATGAGAGTAGCCCAAACAGCAATGAAGAAGTTGAAGAAGAGCTCCAAGCGGAAGAAGTGTTAATCATTCATGTGGTAACACAAGACAAGATGATGCCAGGTGCTTCATTATTGCCCACGTTACTGACATTAGGTTTTAAATACTCAGATATGGGCTTATTCCATCGCCATCAAGATAATAGCGGTAACGGTCCAGTACTATTTAGCCTAGCAAATATGTACAACCCAGGTACATTTGACATAGATACGATGGAACAAGTAAGCACCCAAGGTGTAAGTTTGTTTATGACATTGCCTTGTGCGGGCGATGCCCTGCAAAATTTTAATATGATGCATAACGCGGCTAAAAAGTTAGCTGAAGATTATAACGCACAAATGTTAGATAACAGTAGAAGTGTACTTACCGTGCAAACTGTTAGACATTATGTGGAAAAGATTAGAGAGTTTGAACGCAAAAAACTCATTGCAGGTTAA
- the smc gene encoding chromosome segregation protein SMC, producing MRLKQIKLAGFKSFVDPTAIPFPDQMTAIVGPNGCGKSNIIDAVRWVLGESSAKNLRGDAMTDVIFNGSTQRKPVSQASVELLFTNTLGKLEGSLANRNEIAIKRQVTSESKSTYFLNGTKCRRRDITDIFLGTGLGPRSYAIIEQGMISRLIESKPQDLRVFIEEAAGISKYKERRRETENRIRHTRDNLERLEDVREELSTQLDKLKRQAASAKRYKELKATERKYKSELLALKWQRYNQQVMLLEQQLKESDASIEKCIADQRASEKTVLSIKAQIEEVKTKHGEVQQYYYQVGADLTRIEQSIEHTKHKKRSLNQEAIQLKESLVQLTDFQLTEQARHEELEALLSTAEPELALHEARLAQLREQLEQTQAHYDHNQHQWEHVLHNTSKLKQQLTQHNSAIQTKRNQINQVKERLAELLAEQASLDVEADSLVIAQKLEAQEKVHDDIEAYTRLKAELAQQYTELQEQQQLCDKEQRQQEKGLLDIQAELKLLEAFQQQFIENSNNELSNWLNKQNLSTSYLLEQITVKDGWQTAVEVALMGGATQQQVIFVDSSELLLNEMPDDSYLLVWQNNAQANLNNKSLASVIVDGCYPNFFNYIQIVDQSASERATLLSPEFSSWITPEGIMGGDNWVKSVTKDNQLGFFKRQETINQLKESIKTKQTSLEKIDQQLSTFSQQNCILADKLEDSTNKLQQAQTSYAGLTTEVNMLKQHSLKLTNTHEKLGRTIQEKNAELDTLAHSLPELEEQNDGLKQQLLTAEQGHEDIVLNKEKYSQQLQLINAQLHTEQAAVTQLKLSMQDYRSQLSANELAINRTKTQLASLNERYTLINEQLNESEPPIDALLAEQQETLSKHLQAEEDVKSYAIKSESLAHEVSHLEKAQHNTLTQVQAMRDKQEETKLKREGELVRASNILEQIDEMQLRVKDITDAMDASANEEIWQQKLDKTFASISRLGAINLAAIEEYDVQAERKAYLDAQNDDLTSALEILESAIRKIDKESRSKFKATFDEINDGLQALFPKVFGGGAAYLALTDNDLLETGVTIMARPPGKKNSTIHLLSGGEKALTALSLVFSIFKLNPAPFCMLDEVDAPLDDANVGRFCKLVKEMSDTVQFIYISHNKVAMEMASHLTGVTMHEPGVSRMVAVDVDEAVKMADAS from the coding sequence ATGCGTCTAAAGCAGATAAAACTTGCTGGTTTTAAGTCTTTTGTTGATCCAACAGCTATTCCTTTTCCAGATCAAATGACTGCAATTGTCGGTCCAAATGGCTGTGGAAAGTCCAATATCATTGATGCAGTACGTTGGGTATTGGGTGAAAGCTCGGCAAAAAATTTACGTGGCGATGCTATGACAGATGTTATTTTTAATGGGTCTACGCAGCGTAAGCCAGTATCACAAGCCAGTGTAGAATTGTTGTTTACTAACACCTTAGGAAAACTGGAAGGTAGTTTAGCAAATCGTAATGAAATTGCGATTAAACGACAGGTCACCAGTGAGTCAAAATCCACCTACTTTTTAAATGGCACTAAATGTAGACGGCGAGACATTACCGATATCTTCTTAGGCACAGGATTAGGGCCGCGCAGCTACGCGATAATCGAGCAAGGAATGATTTCTCGCTTGATAGAGTCTAAGCCACAAGATTTACGTGTATTTATTGAAGAAGCTGCGGGTATTTCTAAATATAAAGAACGACGCAGAGAAACCGAAAATAGAATACGACATACTCGTGATAACCTCGAACGCCTTGAAGATGTTAGAGAAGAGCTCTCTACTCAGCTAGATAAGCTTAAACGCCAAGCTGCTTCAGCAAAGCGCTACAAAGAATTAAAAGCGACAGAGCGTAAATATAAGTCTGAACTACTCGCACTAAAGTGGCAGCGTTACAACCAACAAGTGATGTTGCTTGAGCAACAATTAAAAGAAAGTGATGCAAGTATAGAGAAATGTATTGCCGACCAACGCGCTAGTGAAAAAACAGTCTTATCAATTAAAGCGCAGATTGAAGAAGTTAAAACCAAGCATGGTGAAGTGCAGCAATACTATTATCAAGTTGGTGCAGACTTAACACGTATTGAACAAAGTATTGAACATACAAAACATAAGAAGCGTTCACTTAATCAAGAAGCAATTCAGCTTAAAGAGTCGTTAGTGCAACTAACCGACTTCCAGCTTACTGAGCAAGCGCGCCATGAGGAGCTTGAAGCCCTGCTCAGTACTGCTGAGCCAGAGTTGGCCTTACATGAAGCCAGATTAGCGCAACTTCGTGAACAGTTGGAACAAACTCAAGCGCATTACGATCACAATCAACATCAATGGGAGCATGTGCTTCATAATACCTCGAAGCTCAAGCAGCAATTAACTCAGCATAACTCTGCTATCCAAACTAAACGAAATCAAATTAACCAAGTAAAAGAGCGTTTAGCAGAGCTACTTGCAGAGCAAGCCAGTTTGGATGTTGAGGCTGACTCATTAGTCATCGCGCAAAAGCTAGAAGCGCAAGAAAAAGTACATGATGATATTGAAGCATATACTCGTCTGAAAGCAGAGTTAGCGCAGCAATATACGGAATTACAAGAACAGCAGCAATTATGCGATAAAGAGCAACGCCAGCAGGAAAAGGGATTGTTAGATATTCAAGCTGAATTAAAGTTGCTTGAAGCATTTCAGCAGCAGTTTATTGAAAACTCGAATAATGAGTTATCTAATTGGTTAAACAAACAAAACCTTTCTACATCTTATTTGCTTGAGCAGATAACAGTTAAAGATGGGTGGCAAACCGCCGTTGAAGTTGCGCTAATGGGGGGCGCAACACAACAACAAGTCATTTTCGTAGATTCAAGTGAGCTGTTACTTAACGAAATGCCTGACGACTCTTATTTATTGGTGTGGCAGAACAACGCACAAGCTAATCTAAATAATAAAAGCTTAGCCTCAGTTATTGTTGACGGTTGCTACCCTAATTTCTTTAATTACATACAAATTGTTGATCAATCGGCAAGTGAGCGAGCGACTTTGCTCTCACCGGAATTTTCTAGTTGGATCACACCAGAAGGGATAATGGGAGGTGATAACTGGGTTAAGTCGGTAACCAAAGATAACCAATTAGGCTTTTTTAAACGCCAGGAAACAATAAACCAATTAAAAGAGTCGATTAAAACAAAGCAAACGTCACTAGAAAAAATTGATCAACAACTTAGCACGTTCAGCCAGCAAAATTGCATTTTGGCAGATAAGTTAGAAGATAGTACTAACAAGTTGCAGCAGGCACAGACGAGTTATGCGGGTTTAACGACAGAAGTAAACATGCTAAAGCAGCACTCGTTAAAATTAACAAATACCCATGAAAAATTAGGCCGCACAATACAAGAAAAGAATGCTGAATTAGATACACTCGCGCATAGCCTTCCAGAGCTAGAAGAGCAGAACGATGGCTTAAAGCAACAGCTATTAACAGCAGAGCAAGGGCATGAAGATATTGTGTTGAATAAAGAAAAATATTCGCAGCAACTTCAGTTGATAAATGCTCAACTACACACAGAACAAGCTGCTGTTACTCAATTAAAACTTTCAATGCAAGACTATCGCTCGCAGCTAAGTGCAAACGAGTTAGCAATTAATCGAACTAAAACGCAATTAGCGAGTCTTAACGAAAGATATACACTGATTAATGAACAACTTAACGAAAGTGAGCCGCCAATTGATGCCCTATTGGCAGAGCAGCAAGAAACGCTTTCAAAGCATTTACAAGCGGAAGAAGACGTAAAGTCTTATGCGATTAAAAGTGAGTCATTAGCACATGAAGTGTCGCATTTAGAAAAAGCGCAACATAATACATTAACGCAAGTTCAAGCTATGCGAGATAAGCAAGAAGAAACAAAGTTAAAGCGTGAAGGCGAATTAGTGCGGGCGAGTAACATACTTGAGCAAATAGATGAAATGCAACTACGTGTGAAAGACATTACTGATGCAATGGACGCCTCTGCCAATGAAGAGATATGGCAACAAAAGCTAGACAAAACCTTTGCGTCAATTAGTCGTTTAGGTGCAATAAATTTAGCGGCAATAGAAGAGTACGACGTACAAGCTGAAAGAAAAGCATATTTAGACGCACAAAATGACGACTTAACCTCTGCGTTGGAAATATTAGAAAGCGCAATAAGAAAGATAGATAAAGAGTCTCGCAGTAAATTTAAAGCTACGTTCGACGAAATTAATGACGGATTACAAGCGCTATTCCCAAAAGTATTTGGTGGCGGGGCAGCTTATTTAGCATTAACGGATAATGACTTGTTAGAGACTGGGGTGACAATTATGGCTAGGCCACCCGGCAAGAAAAACTCTACCATTCATTTACTATCGGGCGGTGAAAAAGCATTAACAGCGTTGTCTTTAGTTTTTTCAATTTTTAAATTAAATCCTGCGCCATTTTGTATGCTGGATGAAGTTGATGCACCGTTAGATGATGCGAATGTTGGGCGCTTTTGTAAATTGGTTAAAGAAATGTCAGATACAGTGCAATTTATATACATTAGCCATAATAAAGTGGCGATGGAAATGGCATCACACTTAACTGGTGTTACAATGCACGAGCCTGGCGTGTCTCGAATGGTAGCGGTAGATGTTGATGAAGCCGTAAAAATGGCAGATGCATCTTGA